From Lolium perenne isolate Kyuss_39 chromosome 5, Kyuss_2.0, whole genome shotgun sequence, a single genomic window includes:
- the LOC127298861 gene encoding SKP1-like protein 9, translating to MAQEKEALFLLTFADGTEGSADARDAAAVLRGYAVPAPAIRSGRVFDMVVEYVEKHNAHRSGQAVDRDIDDWDRRFIARAAGDTDALHDLFLASEELLEYELMDLCAQTTADMIRGGTVEEIKTLLGIVGITPEQDLLAQHDHDRLLRIIR from the exons ATGGCGCAGGAGAAGGAGGCGCTGTTCCTGCTGACGTTCGCGGACGGGACGGAGGGCTCCGCCGACGCCCGGGACGCGGCGGCCGTGCTGCGCGGGTACGCCGTCCCGGCCCCCGCCATCCGCTCCGGCCGCGTCTTCGACATGGTCGTCGAGTACGTCGAGAAGCACAACGCCCACCGCAGCGGCCAAGCCGTGGACCGCGACATCGACGACTGGGACCGCCGCTTCATCGCCCGGGCAGCAGGCGACACCGACGCCCTCCACGACCTCTTCCTG GCGTCGGAGGAGCTGTTGGAGTACGAGCTGATGGACCTGTGCGCGCAGACGACGGCGGACATGATCAGGGGCGGCACCGTGGAGGAGATCAAGACCCTGCTCGGCATCGTGGGAATCACGCCGGAGCAGGACCTGCTGGCGCAGCACGACCACGACCGCCTCCTCCGCATCATCCGCTAG
- the LOC127298860 gene encoding uncharacterized protein: MAQAPPTLRLRGGDGEVFEVDARRLAALFPAFVLRVPAIHNLGVFNLISAYRKFEASGRHTAPDVETAFVKTIGDLDNLARVVSAAVQLEDHALLNLCLRATIVIIGQARAAGNLQNLQGQEEN; this comes from the exons ATGGCGCAGGCCCCGCCCACCTTGCGGCTGCGCGGCGGCGACGGGGAGGTGTTCGAGGTGGACGCGCGGAGGCTGGCGGCGCTCTTCCCGGCCTTCGTCCTCAGGGTCCCCGCCATCCACAACCTCGGCGTCTTCAACCTCATCAGCGCGTACCGCAAGTTCGAGGCCAGCGGCAGGCACACCGCCCCAGACGTGGAGACCGCCTTCGTGAAGACCATCGGCGACCTCGACAACCTCGCCCGCGTCGTCTCG GCTGCAGTGCAGCTGGAAGATCATGCCCTGCTGAACCTGTGCCTGCGAGCGACAATTGTGATTATCGGGCAGGCAAGGGCTGCGGGAAATCTCCAGAATTTGCAGGGACAGGAGGAGAACTAG
- the LOC127303202 gene encoding uncharacterized protein, giving the protein MLAVGSEDRRVTASTSSKRISITGRDFGDPSSPSFLERVVEECLPLYRAITRATVVDGRSTSFWLDKWLTWEPLATRFPALFSHSTRRHASVASVVLGGLDLQDWAAEAELLVVRRFIDATVLQEGADHRAIDSPSTPSFSSREVYRALSPARPVDTAACMTWSLRIPTKVKIFAYLLDIDRLSTRANLFHKGCAPSSACAACGAPESGRHLFFDCPRAAEL; this is encoded by the exons ATGCTGGCCGTCGGATCAGAGGACAGGAGGGTGACAGCATCTACTAGTTCAAAACGGATTAGCATTACTG GTCGTGACTTCGGGGACCCCTCCTCTCCTTCCTTCTTGGAGAGGGTCGTCGAGGAGTGCCTCCCCCTCTACCGCGCCATCACCAGGGCGACTGTGGTGGACGGCCGCTCTACCTCCTTCTGGCTGGATAAGTGGCTCACTTGGGAGCCACTTGCGACGCGTTTTCCCGCCCTCTTCTCCCACAGCACGCGCCGCCACGCATCCGTGGCCTCTGTGGTCTTGGGGGGCCTGGACCTCCAGGACTGGGCTGCTGAGGCCGAGCTCCTGGTTGtccgccgcttcatcgacgccacgGTGCTCCAGGAGGGCGCCGACCACCGCGCCATCGACTCTCCTTCGACGCCCAGCTTCTCCTCCCGTGAGGTCTACCGCGCCCTCTCACCGGCGCGGCCCGTCGACACTGCAGCCTGCATGACTTGGTCCCTCCGGATCCCTACCAAGGTCAAGATCTTCGCTTacctcctcgacatcgatcgcctGAGCACCCGGGCGAACCTCTTCCACAAGGGGTGCGCCCCCTCTTCTGCGTGTGCTGCTTGCggtgcccccgagtctgggcgccACCTGTTCTTCGACTGCCCCAGAGCTGCCGAGCTCTAG